The genomic window atttactgattatattgagaaaaagataaagctctttcttgattgagtctcacttttaagttggtgttctcggaattatattggagtttttccgaacgaaatattgggtgtggtttttatacccccgcgttttcacatAAAAACATACACTTTATGATTAATAAAATAATTACCACGAAATCAATAAAAAACCAAATTAGAAAAATCTATGGTTTCAATTTAGTAAACTTACATGAATAAAATCAAAATTGGAGAAGAAAGACAACATAAAATGATACATCATACTGATTAGAGAACAAAACTTCTTTGATTTGAGCTAAATCCTTTACATAAATCTGTTTATGAACTAATCATGTTGAATCATATGTGAATGTTTTGAttgtgatgaagaagaagtaaaaaaagGGTTTGGTTGCTCGTGggtgatggaggtggtggttgTGCCTTAACTCTgtaagaagaacaagaaaaaagACGGAGACAAACGTAAGTGTGTAACATAAGAAGAAATAGGGAAAGAGGTGGCCGGCTAACTAGTTTAGGGCCTAGGCTAGTTGAAGTTATATGAGAAGAAATTGAGAATTAGAATTAATCTATAAAATCAATGGTAATGGATAACCAGTTATTTGGTCCGGTATAGGCCCGGAATCCTTAATAATTGATTACTTGTACCGGTACTTTACCGATTCCCTATTTTTGTTACATATACCTGTGCTTCCTATCCCGGTTTCGGTACAATTCCGGTCCCGAGTTTTCGGTTCCAAGCAGTTCTTCGGGAACAAGCCGGTTCCTGTGCCTCTAGTTTACAGGCCTGCCCAAAAGCCTAACATATAGACCTAAAATCCGGCCCAAGTGGAACAGATGAAGCATAAAGATCTAAATCGCTGACATGGCACATGAGGCGAATCCGAAACCCACTACGAATTCTAGGGTTatgaaaaacaaataattaaaaaaagaaatcaaaaagcaAATAAAAAGAGTGTGTGAGGGGTAGAGAAACTAGGTTTTCTCTTTTGCGTCTCTCTTTTCACTCTGAGgggttagggttttctttctctctctttttttctcgtctagatttttcactttcagatcgatAAGACATGGCTGAAGGTGGTAGAAATACTGGTACAGTCAAGTGGTTTAATGTTCAGAAAGGTTTTGGATTCATATCACCAACTGATGGTAGTGAGGATCTCTTTGTTCATCAATCATCCATCAAATCTGATGGATACCGTAGCTTAGCTGAGAACGAAGAAGTTGAATATGAGGTCGAAACTGGTGATGATGGTAGAACTAAAGCCGTCGATGTCACTGGTCCTGGTGGCAGTAATGTTCAAGGTAGTCGCAGAGAAggcggcggaggtggtggtcGAGGTGGTTACGGTGATGGTGGatacggtggtggtggtggtggttatggtggacgaagtggtggtggtggcggttatggcggtggaggtggtggatcTTGTTATAGCTGTGGTGAATCTGGACATCTTGCCAGAGATTGCAGCAGTGGAGGaagtggcggcggtggtggtggatatGGTGGAAGAAGTGGTGGTAGAGGTGGCGgtagaggaggtggtggtggcggcggcggccaGTGCTACAACTGTCAAGGTACCGGCCACTTCGCCAGGGAGTGCCCTAAAGCCGGAGGCAACTAAAGTTCTTGATTCTAGGGAACATGGTAAAGTAAACATATCTTGATGTTTCGCTTTACATAGTTTCTTTTAAtcagtctttttatcttttcaatctTT from Papaver somniferum cultivar HN1 unplaced genomic scaffold, ASM357369v1 unplaced-scaffold_118, whole genome shotgun sequence includes these protein-coding regions:
- the LOC113330615 gene encoding glycine-rich protein 2-like, with amino-acid sequence MAEGGRNTGTVKWFNVQKGFGFISPTDGSEDLFVHQSSIKSDGYRSLAENEEVEYEVETGDDGRTKAVDVTGPGGSNVQGSRREGGGGGGRGGYGDGGYGGGGGGYGGRSGGGGGYGGGGGGSCYSCGESGHLARDCSSGGSGGGGGGYGGRSGGRGGGRGGGGGGGGQCYNCQGTGHFARECPKAGGN